The DNA sequence AAGGTAAGGAATCCCTGAAGGTCACAAGAAGAACCTAAGAGTGAGTCTCAGGGATGAGAGCAGGTTAGACAGTGGAGTAGTACCTGGAACAGCTGGGGGCACAGTGCGGCGCAGGGCTGTGACAGTTGCCATGGCAATCTCCTCTGGGCTGTACTTGATAGGACAGGCATGACCAGGGGTCACCATGTTGGGCTTGAGCAGAGTCCCCTCCAAGTACACATGGTGatcactcagggccttgtacacagCAGCCAggacctggagaccagaggatgTTTACAAAGGGTCTGGGACAGCACTGCTTACTGTTCTATGTTTCCATCTAGGGGTGGATGGCCATGGGACCGTGAGGGTTCAGGACAGCCTCATTCTCTCAGGCCTGTCCTGGGATCAGTGAAAGAGCCCTAGGGGAGAGTGTGCCTGGATCTAAGACAGGGGAATGGGGTACAGTCACCCTTGCCAGGCTCTTCCTGAAGTATGTGTCTGTGCCTGGCTGTGGCCTCACCTTCTCTGTAACATACTGGCAACGTTTGAGGTCATGGTCTCCATCAGGCAGGATCTCAGGCTCCACAATAGGCACGATGCCATTCTGCAGGCAAGAGCAGAGTTGCGTGGGAGGGGCAGAAGAGAAAGCCCTGTATAGGTTGGATAGGTATAGGGCATTCATCCAACCACCCAAACCTCCAACACACACCTGCTGGCAGATACTGGCATAGCGGGCCAGCACATTGGCATTCTCCAGAATGGCCAGCGCTGACGGTGTACGCTCACTGATTTTCAGCACACAGCGCCATTTAGCAAAGTCGGCACCATCCTTCTTGTACTGGGCACAGCGTTCTGAGAGTCCATCCAGCCCTGCAAGCATAGTGCCAGCTTCATCACCCTGCCCCTCTCTTGTCAGCATCAACCACCTAATACGTCTGTGGTTCTGAAGCCCCCGCCACTGTATACCTTGAGTGGTAGTTTCTCCATCAGTCCCAGCTAGAGGCACTACACCTTTGTCAACCTGCAGGGAAAACACAGGCAGAGGGCTGAACCCAGGCAGGATTCTCCTTGCCACCCCTCCTACGCACACTGATTTCTACATCCAACCCCCAGTGAGGGCCAGGGGCTGCACCTTGATGCCCACGACAATGCCCTTATCCTGGATGGTTCGGATGAAGGGGACACCATTATCGTCTTTCTGATAGAGGGTCTCATGGAAGAAAATGATGCCTCCAATGCACTTCTTCACACGGTCATCAGCACTGAACAAGACCTGGCGGTATAGTCGGCGGTTCTCCTCTGTGTTCTCCACCCCGATTTGGCTCAGCCTCTTGGCCATGCTGCCTGGAGGCAAAGTGGGGACAGCCTTATTTCTTAGCCAGAACTCCCTGGCCACCTCTACCCAACTACCATCACCACAGGTTCCCACCTACCTACAGACTCATCTGCAGCCAGAATGCCTTTGCCTGGGGCCACAATCCGGAGGGCAATGTCAGACAACTCCTTCTTCTGctcagcagaaagggctgggtaTGAGTGGGGCATGGTGACAGTGTTCTGGAATGGAGACAAGATGTAAAAGATGGACCCCGCCCTCTAACTCCTCTGCTTCCTCTACTGGCTACACAGGTCAAATGCCTCCCCCTATCCCAAAATGAGGCTCTGCAGAGCAGCAGTCTTTGGCATGGGTCCTGGGCACCAAAGTGGCACTGATCTCTCTGACAGCTAGCAAGCTTAGGGCCCCAGTTCCCACATCTCCTTTTGTCCCTGGTGGGCACCCTTCCCGGACCCAGGAAAGATGCAGAATGGGGGATAGGGAGGTGGCTAAAGCTACAGGTCTTCTTATGAAAACTGCTGTCCAATTGAGGATGCCAACACCTCTTTCACTGAACTTGTCCCCTTCCTGAGATAGGCATAAACCCTGGCTTTTCCagcttcccttttctcctcttcaTCAGGGCACCTATGGAAAGTACACTTATTTACAGGCTTTAGAATGAAGCAAAAGTACTTATCACCCATAGCCTCCTCCAGTTTCTAGGGGAAAAGTTGGAAGGAAGTGGGTGGGTTAAAGAGTAGTACTGGTCTCCCAAATGTCTCAGGTTACAGTAACCTTTTAAATACTGCAAACCTGACTGCCTAGCCTACTTCCTATTGCCCATCCCTGTGTTGAAGTTCACCCGGATGGAGCTGCAAGGTATCTGGTAGGAAAGAGTGCCAGTAGGCCAGCTAGATTAGATGTGAAGACTGGGGATAGGGACACCACCACGTCATCTTCAGAGCCCAGAAGCACTTCCCCTCTATGCAAGGAGACATGGAAAATAGGGTCCACTTCAACTCCTCACAACTCAGACACCCAGTGGGGAGACAGGGTCAGGGGATTAAGGCTGAAAGGAATGGGTAGAGAGCCTGAAAAAGGAGGCCGATTTGGGGGAAATGATAGTGATGGTGACGCAGGCTAGCAAGTTCAGGGGAAAGGACCTAGACCTGGGGACAGAGACGGCAAGAGAGCTGGAAAGGAAGGTAGACTAGAAGGAACAAGAGCAGACTGAGATTAAAAATGGCCTGGGTTAAAGAGGCTGATCCCAAGGAAAATCCAGGAGGTAGAGTGAAGATTTGGGATGGGAAAAGCTGAATTCCAGTAGGGACAGTTaggaggaaggggtggagtggaagAGACAGCCATAGAATTTCAAGTGGACAAAAAAGAGAGGATATCAGCAGAGAGTAGAAAAGGCACACCAGGAAGAAGGGCAAGGAGAGCAGGGGAAGTCCAGGAGAGGAAGCTGAGAACTGAGCAGCTCCCGCCTCTCTGGAGCCTTACCTGTGCGCAGCCAGTTACCAGCAGCAGCCTCAAGCGCAGGTTCTGGTCAACACCAGCTCAGCTCTGGCTCAGATAAATGAGGCTGTGGATGCCGCAGAGCTACGTGACTCCTTCGGGGGGCGGAACCAGGACCGTCCCACCCTGGCCCCGCCTTCGCCCTTGACTGGTCTGGGGGGAAAGCCACGCCCTCAGGGGCAGGGAAACGGGGTGGAGTGACTCCAGTGCCAGGACCCTCCCCCACCAAGGCTGTTAAAAACTGTCCCCCTCTTTTCTTATGGAGCACTGCCACCAGAGCCCTGAAGGCAGGAAATGACCTTGTGTTTGTCTCTGCCACAGCAAGGTACTTTACAGAATGTTGGGGATTCAGCGTGTTATGAAGAGGAGTTACCTAAACAGTCAGCAGGTGGGGAGGATGGGACAAGATGCCAACAGGGTGCCCAAATTCAAGGCAAGGAGTAATGAACTGAGCGTTTCTGTCCTCGGTACACACCCCTTAGGGGGgatgagaaaagtaaaagaatggagCCTTTTCTGTTCCCCCAGGCCGGGAGCCAGGGAACAAGCAGTCCAGAGCCCAGAGTATTTGGGTGAAGCAAAAGAGAAGAAGGGCAGACAGCCCTGGCTCTGGATgcagcagaagatggaaagagatatATGAAGGGTGCCCAGGCCGAAGTGCCAAGCTGCCTCTTCCCTGACCTCACCCACCCCTCACCTCTTCCCCAAAAAAGATTCAGTGAGCTTGAATAcattaaatatactttatttaaataGCATTAAACATAGGTGGTTCTGTGCCAATGGTCCTCATGTTGGGGTAAGGGGTATTTCAGGTAAATAGGGAGGAAGCAAAATCAGCTTTGTTTCTTCGCTATGTTGCCTGTGCTGGTCTCGAactcagttctcctgcctcagcctccagagtagctgggactacagacacatGCCACTGGACCCAGCTTTTGGTTTCTTAGCTTAGAAATTCTAGCAATCCTTGTAGCTCCTTGCAATTCCTCACTACTTCTGGGATGGACAGTAAAGTCtgagaagagagacagaaaaggcaCCTAGCTCAGAACAAGCCTGAGGTCCAAGGCTCCCAGCCCCAGGTACCTACTGAGAAGGGATAAACAGGAAGCTACAGAGAAGCCTACAGTAAGGAGTCAGACCCGGCTCTCAGCACAGGCTGGGAACCAGTGCCGTTATCATCAGTACCGCCTAGGGCCAGGTCTTGTACCAGGTGTCTTAGTCCtgtcacctccctccctcctttaccTCGTAAATATGCTGAACAATATCGTCTAGTTTCTTTAACTCTGTATCAGAGCGCCGAAGGTTCTCCTCTAGGATGTTTCTCTAGAAAGCAAATAGGTTTCATAAGTCCTATGTTTAAAAGAACAGTGTGTCTTGGTAGGACAGAGGCAACATGGCAGGGTGCTTGCTTATGATGGTGGGAAATGGCCCTGGGAGAGCATGGAAATCCTTACATGGCTCTGGTACTTGAGCACAAgttttgctttctcatttttcatcTCCAGGAACATCAACCTCAGCTTGTCCACCTACAGATATGTTCTCATTAATAGGGGCACAGCTGGAGGTCCCCACCAGTTGCCCAGTTCCTCTGTTAACTCTGAGTCACCTCCTGAGAGAGACACACTTTCTCCTGGATCCAGTTAGTGACTACAGGCTGACAAGTGGGATCCACCTGGCCTGCCAGGGTCTCCTTGAGCACTTTAGTCTCTGTCTCTGCATGCCGAAGTGAGTGGGTGAGCTGGATCACCTCCTCCCTGAGACTCTGGGAATAAGAACAGAAGTATCCAATATCACTCAAAGGTCCTTTTTATCTTTCCTATATGTGAAGGACAAAGGTAGACCAGCATATCCAGTCCTCGTGTTTGGGATCTGGCTACAAGTAACACAGAAGGCAAAGGCTTGGCATCATGAGGAACATACTATGAGCTCGCCATTTTTGTCTATCTGTTCTAGGATCTTCTCGTTCTGTTTCTGTATCACTTCCTGTAGCTCCTTTTCATTCTGTAAGGAAAAGGCAGACAAGACAGCACTAAGAGAGAGCTGGTTTCTTTGTAGCCCTTTTCAGGAGGTAGGAGAGAATGCCTGACCCATGTTTGGCTCTGATAGGACAACCACTTGATACCACTCTAATTCCTCCTCCAGTGCCAAGTCAGGCAACGCATATCTCAGTGTTGAAAGAGTTCTGCTAGATAGAGTTCCTGACTTTTCTCCTGATTCTGCCTGGGAAAACAGGCCAGTCCATAGCTGATTCCCAAATATGTGAAATGTCTGACCCCAGGAAGGGCAAAACTAGGGCAGTAGTTGGAAAATCCCTACCACCCAGATTCCTGAAGAGACAATGGCTCCCGGGGGGCAACAGAGCTGCCCCAGTTCTTCATCGCTCCACTTCTAGGCCCCTCCTCTACCTTGTAgcgcaagcacaaggcctggtgCAGCTTCTCTATATCTGCTTCCTTGGCCTTCTGTGATTCCTGGTGCTGTTCTTCCTGGGCCTGCAGTCTACCCTGCAGATCACAACTAGGGGAGGGAAGAATTCCACATTATTCCATTCATTTCAGCAGCCAGTCAGGCCCTTGGCATAAGGGGCTGTCCTATTCCTCCTATCATTAAGATTGCCCCACTCACATTTTTCTCTGTAGAACCTCAATGGCTTCTTCTTTGGATTCTTGCAGCAGAGTACACAGGCTCTGAAGCTCAAGAAGGGTAGTTCTCATTTCTGCCAGGCTTTTCTCCAGGCCTGGGGTCTCTGAAAGAGAAAGCCCTAGATAGAGGTACAGCCCCTTCAGCCTAAAAGGAAGGAGTGTGATAGTCATCATTGTTCCTTACTCATATGATTTGCATATTCAGAACATTACAGATCCCAAAAGGCAGAAACAAAATAAGCCCAAGTAGAATTGAGGTTTTTAGAGCAAAGCATGTCTCATTGCTTTTGTCTTTACTCATCACCACCAGATTTTTTAGAAATGAGGCAGGATCCCTGGAGCCCATCCTAACCTGTAGGCTGAAGAGAAACCACTGATGTTACTCGGGTGAAAGCACTCTTGTCACTTCCAAGCAAGGGCACAGGAGCTGATTCTGACTCTAAAACAAAGATCAACTATGACAGGGGGCTCCCATGGTGACCTAGTCAAGGGTCTGCCATAACCAAAGCTGGGAGAGACAAGCAAGTCTGATGTGGGCATCTTCACCAGCAGACAACATCAGGAGCAGGGTCACAACTTTCCCACCCCCAAATCTCAGGGGTTAAAACCTTCGTCTGCCACTGCTGTTGAGATATTTCCCATGGAGGCACTTTCATTTGGTGGAGGGATTTCCTGGGTGGGAGCACAGTCTGTGCTCAGTAGAAGTGTCTCTACTTCAGTCTaaggacaaaggagaaaaaaaaaaatcagctgctCTTCAGAGTAAGTGGTTTATTGAGCTTCAAGGTACTCTAGTCATCTCTTCTGGAGTGCTTTTCTACCTTCTACCTCACTGCTCTATCTCCAACTCCTCCACTAGTGCCTTTCCTAACACAAGTTTATATTCTAAGTCTCTCCCactaaaacaataatttaaaaacaaaacaaaaacgcaTTAAATATCCTTTTAGCTACTATTGTCCTTTGGCTTTCCCTTTAATTGAAAAAAAGCTCACAATTCTTACCTATAATTCTCACCATCTACTGACACCCCAGTCCACTATACAGGCTTTTGCCCCAGTATTCCACAAAAATTCTTGTCATTTGGTTCACCACTGGCATCCTTACTTTCAAATGCAATGGATACTTTCCAACTCTTGTTTTACCCAGTCTATTTGATACTGATGACCATATTATACTTTTagaaacttctttttcttctaggtCATGACCACCCTTCATGAAGGGGCCTCATCGCTTTCTGGACATTTCTTCTCTCAACCCATGGTTCCTTCCTTAACTCTTGCCCTCTCTCCCCATTCTGTCCTTGGCCCTCTATTCACTCTAAGCCATTCCCTAGATGGCCCTGTCTCTGGAGGTCCATAAAAACATCCAATTTGAACTTTCACATGAATAACTCTTTAATCTCTTTCTCTCAACTGGATTTTTTCCCAGTCTCCAGGCCTAAAGACTAACTGcctgtaaaaaaaaatctaccagaaTGTTCCACAGTCCACATGAAACTTAGGATGTGTAATACTGAAGTCACCATTTTCCCTGCTCTACTCCATCAAAAATCTGTTCCCACTACTGTATTTACTGTTCTGAGCAAAGCAGGCAGCAAATTACTGCCTCTGGATTAAATCTGACCTGCCAACTGTTTTTACAgatgttttattggaacatagccacAACATTCACTTATATACTGTCAGTGGCTGCTTTTGAACTACAAAAGCAGAGTTGAATAGGTAAGACAGAGACCATAGGCCCTCAAAGCTGAAGACACTTATATAGCCCTTTATAGGAAAAGTCTGCCAACCTTAGTTCAAGAGGAAAGTATGATGgcgcatacttgtaatcccatcaTGAGGCAGATagattacaaattcaaggccagattGTGAGATCCTGTTTGGGGGGAACAAGTCACTATCTTTCTAACAATTTAAGATCATCATTCACTCTTTTCCTCTACATCAAATTAATCACCATGTGCAATTACTTCTGTCTTAAACATCCATTGAATCCCTTTAATATATCCCCTCATCTCTATCCTCTCTGTAACTGGCATTAGTTGAAGTCTTCAAAAACCTAGCCTCCTGTCTGCTTCTCCAGCCTTGTCTCCTGTCTTACACCATGTAGTTCCTACATACCAATCATAGAACTACTTCCCATTCCCAAAACTTGCCACATTCTCTATAAGCAGGGCCTTGCCTCATTCATTGTATAGTCCCAGCACCTGACCCAGGTCTTATTACAGGGCTACAAAAAAGTATACATAATGTGCTATGTGCATGACTTTCTACATATAATTTTCTTATATAGTCATATGAAATTTTCATATATGTTCCCCCTCTTGGTGGGTCTTCCTATATACACACCCTGAACCTATAAACTTCTAAACCTCAAGACTACTCAAGGTCAcctgctttttgtgtgtgtgtgtgtgtggtgctggggcttgaactcaccttgagccactccaccagccctatttctgtgaagagttttttgagatagggtctctcggactatttgcctaggctggctttgaaccatgatcctcctgatctctgcctctgtctcctgagtagctaggattacaggcatgagccaccagcacccagcaaaggTCACCTGCTTTGAGAAGACTCCCTAACTCTCCAAGGCAGCAGTGATCCTCCTTTCTGTGAGTTCCCACAGTGGTCCATGCAGACCTTCACCATGATCATAAGTGAAGATGACAAGTTTACATCTGTCTATCTTCCCCACTAAACTGTACATTGTTTGACATTTGCTGTGCTCAGCACTCAGTTGGAGAAGACAGTCAGAATCTTAGTTGTACCTTTAACTACTAATTAACTCTGTCCTCTGAAAGATATTAACTATTTATTGTTTATTGTACACTGTGGGGATGCTAAAGAAGCAAAGctaaatttttgctttcttttaaacaTTGTTTAGTTGAAGAGATCAGATATCCAAGGAAAATTAATACAAGTGCAAAAGAAGAGTACGCTTGTGAGGAATACAGCAAAAAAAGATCAGTGACtcattgactttcttttttttggcagtactggggtttgaactcggcctcacgcttgcttgtttctaccacttgagccattcctccagcccaaaAGATCATTGACTCCATGTGATTTGGGAACATTTCAAATAAGGTAAACTAGGGAGGATTTtagtaggaaagaaaaaggaatttccaGTTTGAAAACAGAAGAGAATGGATGTGAGAATGGCCTGAGGCCAGGTATGAATGGAGATAGGAACTGTGtatggtgtacaggcagcctagCTGGAGTAAATGAGAGGTAGAAAACAGATGAAAGTTTGAGCTACAGGCTAAAGAGGTACTATAGGTAACTGAAAGTCACTGAATTAATTGAGATGGAACAAGAGTAGGGTTTTAGGAAGTCTATTCTATACAATCAGGGTATAATGGGAAAGGAAgtaaagggggaaggaagggaaagggaccCTAGGATCCTACCTTCTCCTTTAGTTTTGTCTGTAGGAAAAGTGTCAAACTCTGTAGTTGCTCAGTCAGCAGCCCGAGCCCTTGGGAATATTGGTGTGCCTTCTCCAAAGCTTGTTCCTGGTTCTCTGCTATGGTACTGGCCAAGTGAGCCCTGAAATGAGGAACCAGGACAATGAGGTTACCTTCTGTGAGCACCTTTCCCAATTCTCCACATTGGGAGAGAAACGAGAGGCTTAACACTGTTACAATTCTCTTCTTGGAGACTTTGACTTCTAGAAGTGTTCCTGGGAAAAATAAGCACTTGGGAGGGAGGCACAGCCAGGTAGAAATCTTACTTTAGGTTCTCTACAGTGTCTTTAAGATTCTCACACTGCAGGCTGCGTTCTCGGAGCACTTCCAGTGTGGTTTTTAACTGATACTCGACCTGGCCCAGTTCTAGGTGAGCAACCTGACTCTCTTGGTCTGCAaactgggagaaaagaaagagagggaagggggaaaatgagtCCAAGTAGAGAATTTTAGAGCTCTGGAGGACAGAGGTTTTTTCCAGCAAGAGTCCCACTCTTGAGGTTTACTTGTTCCCTTGCCCCAAGCCAAATTCCTTACCTCCAGGGTCTCCTTCAGTTCCTGCACCTCCTTGGCCAACACAGCCTTTTGTTGCTGCAGTTCTGCCTTAATTTGCTTTAGTGCCATCTCTTCCTTTTGCCATCTGCTAGAGAACTTGTATTAGATCCCATTTGGTCTTACCTGCTTGGTGCCTACTACCATTAAAACCTGATAGGTACTCACTGAGCAGCCTGCTTCTCATTACTCTGGGTAAGTTGGTGCAGCAACTCATCTTTCATTGCCAGGTCCTGGGCAAAACTGGCATGCTGACTCTGTAGCTCTTTTAACTGGCTGGCTGTGCTAGCCAGCATCTGCAGCTGAGCCCTGAGATCTAGATCAAAATTATCATACTGACACCACGGAGTCACAGACCAGAAAACCCCCACAACTCTGCCCCAAAGCAAGTGCTCCAGAGAACTTCCTTGCTCTACTGCCATACTGCAAGCCTTAGCAGGTTCAACTCCTTGcatacctgcacacacacacacacacacatacctgtaACTAGGCGACTGTTTTCCAACTTCAGTTGTTCTATTTGGCCTTTACAGTCCTCTAAATGGGCAGAGACTTGTTCCAGCTCTCTGGAAACctagaaagaaaagataagaggtaagttttctttctatatttcctCCTGAATCAAGAATCCAAGGATTTAGTGCAGCTTCTCTTTCTAGACAAAAGAGCAAACTACCTTGCTTCTGGGCAgcaacactgcaaaaaataaagctGATCCTCAGGAAAAATTGAGACAGAAGAAAAGCTGTAAAGAATTCTTTACATTCTGTAAAGAATGTGCTGAAGAACAAAGGAAACAACTGGGCTGAAGCCATTATACAGCCAAGGGAATTGGATGGTCCCCAAACCCCGGGTGGAAAGACAGGACCAGCATAAGAAGATAATGGTAACACACACTAGAAAGATCCCCACAAAGGAAGAGATAACTAGGCCTAAGCAGTCCCCACCGCTGATTTATACCTGTTGCTTTTCCTCAATTGCTGAATCACGTTCTTGCAGGGCCTGCCGGCTCTTGGTTGTGAGTTTCTCTGTGAGTTGTTGAGAACGATTCAGCAAAGCTGTCCATGTTCCATACTTCCAGAGGAAGTAAGTAGGTCAGTAGAGGACACTTGAGGCAAGGGTCCTACCAGATCTGGTTTTAAGTGATGGAGTAGCTATGATGCCCCCAAATACTCACATCTAGTTGCATAGATGTCCAGTCCTGTTGTAAAGTAGAAGTCAGACTCACTACCTGCTGAGCTAGCTCCTCTTGCTCTGTCTGAAGTCCTACCTACAAAGGAAGGATTACCTATGGAGGCAGCTAAGTGGGGTATGTGACCATCTTCCCAGCGTGTCAGCATGGACTGCAAGAAAGAAAATGCCCTTAAATTACCAGTTGGGTCTGAGCCTCCTGCAGAAGGCCTCTGAATTCCTGCATGGATGTCGAATCCTGTTTCAGTTGGCTGATGCGCTGGCTGGCATGTGCACAGAAAGCTTCCAGCACTGTCTCTGCCTGTTTAGAGTACAGGGAAATAGCACAAAAAGCTATAACCCAATGCCTAATGACCCAATAGTTCAGttctatctatcttttttttttttttttttttgtagtactgaggcttgaactcagggcctcatgcttcctagtcAGATGccctactacttaagccatgtccccagttctTGCACATATACTAGGCaatcactctgccacttgagatgTACCCccagccttttatttcttttccattcaaTTCCTAACTTCTTTATTctggaaaaacaaatcaaactcaTATTCCCATAAAGATTGACATTACAAAGTACAGGGAataggagaaagga is a window from the Castor canadensis chromosome 11, mCasCan1.hap1v2, whole genome shotgun sequence genome containing:
- the Spag5 gene encoding sperm-associated antigen 5 isoform X2, with translation MWRVKTLNVGLSPSPQPRKPAMRTPLRELILQPGALTNSRVGPPMCSSLTPSLCNLGLQEDSNNSSPMDFVNARSTNFPSECLEACQHESDEQPLDPIPQTNSPPKTSEEALDQKDDYVVKTVVLVPSPVVQQQDMTLKTHLDGILEKNNSVIELLSPGDLVRKEMALCMEENFLEVVASMPEEPTFQDFPSHPLEYSPKPCSEQQLHYSKENLRDKRTEVVPEDLVLSESNAFSPSSMLWLSPSTAMSADFPINHVDPGKEMVEHRVIEERKMSFPILHEKIELGDKALIPNVEDVPSTCLTSNPVEMESQAAPGPAVEDAGRILCSDTETWMSPLAWLEKGVNTSVMLENLRQSLSLPSVLQDAPIGSTTLSTCSVGTWFTPPAPQEKTTGTKGTKDGTSETEHLLWGSCPPDLTALSRHDLEDNLLSSLGLLEVFSRQLQAWKSRLAIPHPETRDSATQTETSPSGVNKKLQHLQESQDIRQALKQARNVMQSWVLASKELISLLHLSLLHVEEDRMTMSQESQHAKTLVSCCFDVLKKMRPKLQSLSTEREEARHREEMALKGKDAAETVLEAFCAHASQRISQLKQDSTSMQEFRGLLQEAQTQLVGLQTEQEELAQQVVSLTSTLQQDWTSMQLDYGTWTALLNRSQQLTEKLTTKSRQALQERDSAIEEKQQVSRELEQVSAHLEDCKGQIEQLKLENSRLVTDLRAQLQMLASTASQLKELQSQHASFAQDLAMKDELLHQLTQSNEKQAAQWQKEEMALKQIKAELQQQKAVLAKEVQELKETLEFADQESQVAHLELGQVEYQLKTTLEVLRERSLQCENLKDTVENLKAHLASTIAENQEQALEKAHQYSQGLGLLTEQLQSLTLFLQTKLKEKTEVETLLLSTDCAPTQEIPPPNESASMGNISTAVADEESESAPVPLLGSDKSAFTRVTSVVSLQPTETPGLEKSLAEMRTTLLELQSLCTLLQESKEEAIEVLQRKICDLQGRLQAQEEQHQESQKAKEADIEKLHQALCLRYKNEKELQEVIQKQNEKILEQIDKNGELISLREEVIQLTHSLRHAETETKVLKETLAGQVDPTCQPVVTNWIQEKVCLSQEVDKLRLMFLEMKNEKAKLVLKYQSHRNILEENLRRSDTELKKLDDIVQHIYETLLSIPEVVRNCKELQGLLEFLS
- the Spag5 gene encoding sperm-associated antigen 5 isoform X3, which gives rise to MWRVKTLNVGLSPSPQPRKPAMRTPLRELILQPGALTNSRVGPPMCSSLTPSLCNLGLQEDSNNSSPMDFVNARSTNFPSECLEACQHESDEQPLDPIPQTNSPPKTSEEALDQKDDYVVKTVVLVPSPVVQQQDMTLKTHLDGILEKNNSVIELLSPGDLVRKEMALCMEENFLEVVASMPEEPTFQDFPSHPLEYSPKPCSEQQLHYSKENLRDKRTEVVPEDLVLSESNAFSPSSMLWLSPSTAMSADFPINHVDPGKEMVEHRVIEERKMSFPILHEKIELGDKALIPNVEDVPSTCLTSNPVEMESQAAPGPAVEDAGRILCSDTETWMSPLAWLEKGVNTSVMLENLRQSLSLPSVLQDAPIGSTTLSTCSVGTWFTPPAPQEKTTGTKGTKDGTSETEHLLWGCPPDLTALSRHDLEDNLLSSLGLLEVFSRQLQAWKSRLAIPHPETRDSATQTETSPSGVNKKLQHLQESQDIRQALKQARNVMQSWVLASKELISLLHLSLLHVEEDRMTMSQESQHAKTLVSCCFDVLKKMRPKLQSLSTEREEARHREEMALKGKDAAETVLEAFCAHASQRISQLKQDSTSMQEFRGLLQEAQTQLVGLQTEQEELAQQVVSLTSTLQQDWTSMQLDYGTWTALLNRSQQLTEKLTTKSRQALQERDSAIEEKQQVSRELEQVSAHLEDCKGQIEQLKLENSRLVTDLRAQLQMLASTASQLKELQSQHASFAQDLAMKDELLHQLTQSNEKQAAHRWQKEEMALKQIKAELQQQKAVLAKEVQELKETLEFADQESQVAHLELGQVEYQLKTTLEVLRERSLQCENLKDTVENLKAHLASTIAENQEQALEKAHQYSQGLGLLTEQLQSLTLFLQTKLKEKTEVETLLLSTDCAPTQEIPPPNESASMGNISTAVADEESESAPVPLLGSDKSAFTRVTSVVSLQPTETPGLEKSLAEMRTTLLELQSLCTLLQESKEEAIEVLQRKICDLQGRLQAQEEQHQESQKAKEADIEKLHQALCLRYKNEKELQEVIQKQNEKILEQIDKNGELISLREEVIQLTHSLRHAETETKVLKETLAGQVDPTCQPVVTNWIQEKVCLSQEVDKLRLMFLEMKNEKAKLVLKYQSHRNILEENLRRSDTELKKLDDIVQHIYETLLSIPEVVRNCKELQGLLEFLS